One Rosa chinensis cultivar Old Blush chromosome 5, RchiOBHm-V2, whole genome shotgun sequence genomic region harbors:
- the LOC112163939 gene encoding disease resistance protein RPV1, whose amino-acid sequence MALSIPSASARQWKYDVFLSFRGETRHGFVSHLYDELESTGRIKTFMNEEKLEVGKAISPNLLMAIEESRLAIVVLSPNYASSPWCLDELAKVLQSMEGRDRILPIFYHVDPSHVRHQLGSFAEAFTKHEENSRHSKEKLDQWRLALKNVADLSGWDTKNCRYFKFHHGLFQLSSKRSPLMILNQLDGPGMTSLRHVRKDDEITAIGVYGMGGVGKTTLVKHVSAQARELGLVNYVIRAVVGQIPELRNIQGTLADQLGLKFKKEETEIRRAARLLEGIMRGNKILIVLDNVWQRINLSRIGIPSYNELHGCNSKLILTSTRMNICYSMECQARIHLDTLSEEDSWNLFVEK is encoded by the exons ATGGCTTTGAGCATCCCTAGTGCTTCCGCTCGTCAGTGGAAGTATGATGTGTTTTTAAGTTTCAGGGGTGAAACTCGCCATGGTTTTGTATCCCATTTATATGATGAATTGGAAAGCACAGGAAGGATTAAGACATTCATGAATGAGGAAAAGCTGGAAGTAGGGAAGGCTATTTCTCCAAATCTGCTAATGGCAATCGAAGAATCAAGGTTGGCTATAGTTGTTCTGTCGCCaaactatgcttcttctccttggtgtttggatgaacttgcaAAGGTTCTTCAATCCATGGAAGGGAGGGACAGAATCCTGCCAATTTTCTATCATGTGGATCCTTCTCATGTACGACATCAACTGGGGAGTTTTGCAGAAGCCTTTACTAAGCATGAAGAAAATTCTAGGCACAGCAAAGAGAAGTTGGACCAGTGGAGACTTGCTTTAAAAAATGTGGCCGATCTCTCTGGATGGGATACGAAAAATTGTCG GTACTTCAAGTTCCACCACGGCCTATTCCAATTGAGTTCAAAGCGCAGCCCACTGATGATTTTGAATCAACTAGACGGGCCTGGAATGACCTCATTAAGGCACGTACGGAAAGATGATGAAATCACTGCCATCGGGGTATATGGCATGGGAGGAGTTGGCAAGACAACTCTGGTGAAACATGTCAGCGCACAAGCTCGAGAACTTGGGCTTGTTAATTATGTGATTAGGGCTGTTGTAGGCCAGATCCCTGAATTGAGAAATATTCAAGGCACATTGGCTGATCAGCTGGGATTAAAATTCAAGAAGGAGGAGACAGAAATTCGAAGAGCCGCTAGATTGCTGGAGGGGATAATGAGAGGAAATAAGATCCTCATAGTCTTGGACAACGTTTGGCAGAGAATAAATTTGTCAAGAATAGGAATCCCCTCCTACAACGAGCTTCATGGATGCAATTCCAAACTCATACTAACCTCAACGAGAATGAATATTTGCTATTCCATGGAGTGCCAAGCAAGAATTCATCTCGATACCTTATCAGAAGAAGATTCTTGGAACCTTTTTGTGGAGAAATAG
- the LOC112163940 gene encoding uncharacterized protein LOC112163940: protein MELFFKIMEYTEVVINGFTDPGDQANLTQNQREELIRNRKKDNRALMYIYGAIDSEIYEKIAHVTTSKEAWDCLINTFVGRDKVKKVRLQTLRRQFELLQMEKKESISDYFARTLAIVNQMKANGEVIKELQIVEKILRTLTERFDGKVTAIEESQDLNAMMVDNLMSSLQAYEQRLNEKSEMVIEEALQTQLSFKKEKNWSSRGESSSTQKNQNSSYKRGSQGRFGTRRGRGRGFHWSQGRDRANVQCFNCYGYGHYKNECSLRRSENKQFHAKFAEDNNDSEETLLMAFSAMSNGEQITWYLDTGCSNHMSGHKELFVELNESIQSEITFGNAARMPVKGKGKISIQLKNGMYNTIS from the coding sequence ATGGAGCTCTTCTTCAAAATAATGGAGTATACAGAGGTGGTGATCAATGGATTTACAGATCCAGGAGACCAAGCAAATCTCACACAAAATCAGAGGGAGGAACTGATTCGAAACAGGAAGAAAGATAACAGAGCCCTGATGTATATTTATGGAGCAATTGATTCTGAAATCTATGAGAAGATTGCACATGTTACCACATCGAAGGAGGCCTGGGATTGTCTGATCAATACCTTTGTGGGAAGAgataaagtgaagaaggtgAGATTGCAGACTCTACGACGACAGTTCGAGCTTCTTCAGatggagaaaaaagaaagtatCTCCGATTACTTTGCAAGGACATTGGCCATTGTCAATCAAATGAAGGCCAATGGGGAGGTTATCAAAGAACTCCAGATTGTGGAGAAAATCCTTCGAACCTTGACGGAGCGGTTTGACGGAAAGGTCACAGCCATTGAGGAGTCTCAAGACCTTAATGCTATGATGGTGGATAACTTAATGAGTTCCTTGCAGGCCTATGAACAAAGGCTGAATGAGAAGTCGGAAATGGTGATTGAAGAAGCATTGCAGACTCAGTTAAGCTtcaaaaaggagaaaaattGGTCGTCTCGTGGTGAGTCAAGCTCAACTCAGAAGAACCAAAACTCAAGTTACAAGAGAGGTTCACAAGGCAGATTTGgaacaagaagaggaagaggaaggggCTTTCATTGGAGTCAAGGAAGAGATAGAGCAAATGTCCAGTGCTTTAATTGTTATGGATATGGTCATTACAAAAATGAATGTAGCTTGAGAAGGTCGGAGAACAAGCAGTTTCATGCCAAGTTTGCAGAGGACAACAATGACAGTGAAGAGACTTTGTTGATGGCTTTCAGTGCTATGAGTAATGGTGAACAGATCACATGGTACCTGGACACAGGCTGTAGCAATCATATGTCCGGTCACAAGGAGTTGTTCGTTGAGCTAAATGAGTCAATACAGTCAGAGATTACATTTGGGAATGCTGCAAGGATGCCAGTTAAAGGAAAGGGCAAGATTTCTATCCAGCTGAAGAATGGGATGTACAACACCATATCATGA